A window from Verrucomicrobiota bacterium encodes these proteins:
- a CDS encoding efflux RND transporter periplasmic adaptor subunit → MGPRPPLHGGEGVSPLEIRGQCTGCSFGHEAKRLQERAAWLNLPHTNRVRRELVQLILFLALAGSSMLWTGCERGDSSSSRQKTAESAAPPRRVKTVRVAASPLEQIVNAVGSLAALDRATLSTKVSGRLQTVAVDLGSVVHQGELIAQIEPRDSQLELQQAEALLSQARVRLGLTPEGTDHVTDIEKTSTVRQMRALLDEAKANRDRVLKLSEQGILSASELETTDAAHKVAQSRYEDALLEVRNRQALLAQRKAELEIARQQLIDTETRAPFDGVIQERRANAGEFLSSGTPLVTLVRMNPLRLRLEVPEREAGNIRVAQKVRLKVEGNTNVYTGEIKRLSPAIEELTRMLWVEADVVNPGELRPGSFAKAEIVTDNTSRGILVPVNALSSFAGVEKVFVVRDGKALEKRVTTGRRVGDSIEVVSGLEMGDVVIIDPGDVLSGQPVNAADS, encoded by the coding sequence ATGGGACCGAGACCTCCACTTCATGGAGGAGAGGGAGTTTCGCCGTTGGAGATTCGAGGGCAGTGTACCGGATGCAGCTTCGGACATGAGGCTAAACGATTGCAGGAGCGGGCGGCTTGGCTTAATCTGCCTCACACAAATCGCGTGCGTAGAGAGTTGGTTCAGTTGATTTTGTTTTTGGCGCTGGCCGGCAGCTCGATGCTTTGGACCGGCTGCGAGCGGGGCGATTCGTCCTCCTCGCGGCAGAAGACGGCGGAGTCCGCGGCGCCGCCCCGGCGCGTCAAAACCGTGCGCGTGGCGGCCTCTCCACTCGAACAAATCGTAAACGCAGTCGGCTCTTTGGCTGCTCTGGATCGTGCCACACTCAGCACCAAAGTCTCGGGCCGACTTCAGACCGTAGCCGTGGATTTGGGGAGCGTCGTGCATCAAGGTGAGTTGATCGCGCAAATCGAGCCGCGCGACTCTCAGTTGGAACTCCAGCAAGCAGAAGCGCTGTTGAGCCAGGCTCGCGTGCGCCTGGGCCTGACTCCCGAGGGCACGGACCACGTGACTGACATTGAAAAGACCAGCACCGTCCGGCAAATGCGCGCCTTGCTGGATGAGGCCAAAGCCAATCGCGACCGCGTGCTCAAGTTGTCCGAGCAAGGCATTCTTTCCGCATCGGAATTGGAAACCACAGACGCGGCGCACAAGGTAGCGCAGAGCCGTTACGAGGATGCCTTGCTCGAAGTGCGGAATCGCCAGGCTCTGCTGGCGCAACGCAAAGCCGAGCTGGAGATCGCGCGCCAGCAGTTGATCGATACCGAGACCCGCGCGCCGTTCGATGGCGTCATTCAAGAGCGCCGGGCCAATGCCGGAGAGTTTCTGAGTTCCGGAACGCCGCTGGTGACTCTCGTCCGGATGAATCCACTCCGTTTGCGGCTGGAGGTCCCGGAGCGCGAAGCCGGCAATATTCGGGTCGCCCAAAAAGTGCGGCTAAAGGTCGAAGGCAACACGAACGTCTATACGGGCGAAATCAAACGGCTCAGTCCGGCCATCGAAGAATTGACGCGCATGCTCTGGGTCGAAGCCGACGTGGTGAATCCCGGCGAGCTGCGTCCGGGATCTTTCGCCAAAGCGGAAATCGTCACGGACAACACCTCGCGCGGGATTCTGGTTCCCGTGAATGCTCTGTCCTCGTTTGCCGGTGTCGAGAAAGTGTTTGTCGTCCGGGATGGCAAAGCGCTCGAGAAACGGGTCACGACCGGCCGGCGGGTTGGCGATTCCATCGAGGTTGTCTCCGGCCTGGAAATGGGCGACGTCGTGATCATCGATCCGGGCGATGTTCTGTCCGGGCAACCAGTCAACGCGGCCGATTCCTAA
- a CDS encoding pyrrolo-quinoline quinone encodes MVSSEKGLPEAFSPETGQNIKWTARLGTESHSTPVMARGRVLIGTNNGEPRDPKHQGDRGVLMCFDEKDGRLLWQLVVPKREEDPYHDWPNSGISSPATIEGDRVYIVSNRGDVLCLDLNGLANGNDGPFQDEGAYMTPKSPTGSQNSAITGSKSETGGSSAIRNPQSEVGQSLPTSAATRMTPGPLDADILWMFNLTTGAGIWSHDAAHSSILIQGDHLYLNSGTGVDNTHKRIRTPDAPGLVVFDKRTGRLLARENERNASRIFHCTWSAPSLGEVNGRPLIFFAGGDGIVYAFEPITDHVLRITKDPDPRSVDTANRNEGVQNLKTAWRFDFDPAAPKENVHRYNSNRQEGPSNIYGMPVFYQGRIYVAGGGDLFWGKNGAWLKCIDATKTGDITRTGEIWSYPLVKHTVSTPAVHDGLVFIADVGRTVHCIDAGTGKPYWTHELKGDVWASPLVADGKVYLGTRRGDFWVFAASREKKILSRVELGSPISATATAAHGVLYVATMKHLYAVANVGQASSLPVRETSPPRD; translated from the coding sequence ATGGTCTCCAGTGAGAAGGGCCTGCCGGAAGCGTTCTCACCGGAGACGGGCCAGAACATCAAATGGACCGCGCGCCTTGGCACTGAATCCCACTCCACGCCGGTGATGGCCCGGGGCCGCGTCCTGATCGGCACGAACAACGGCGAACCGCGCGACCCGAAGCACCAGGGCGACCGGGGCGTGTTGATGTGCTTCGACGAAAAGGATGGCCGACTGCTCTGGCAACTCGTCGTGCCCAAGCGCGAGGAGGACCCTTACCACGACTGGCCCAACAGCGGCATTTCGTCGCCCGCCACCATCGAAGGCGACCGCGTCTATATCGTCAGCAATCGCGGCGATGTGCTTTGTCTGGACCTCAATGGGCTGGCTAACGGCAACGACGGCCCGTTCCAAGACGAAGGCGCGTATATGACGCCCAAGTCTCCAACCGGCTCTCAAAACAGCGCCATCACCGGATCCAAATCCGAAACCGGTGGAAGTTCCGCAATCCGCAATCCGCAATCCGAAGTTGGTCAGAGCCTCCCCACGTCGGCGGCTACCAGGATGACGCCCGGCCCGCTGGACGCCGACATTCTCTGGATGTTCAACCTGACGACCGGCGCGGGCATCTGGTCGCACGACGCCGCGCACAGTTCGATTCTCATTCAGGGCGATCATCTTTACCTGAACTCCGGCACAGGCGTGGATAACACCCACAAGCGCATTCGCACCCCGGACGCGCCGGGCCTGGTCGTGTTCGATAAGCGCACCGGCCGGCTTTTGGCGCGCGAGAACGAGCGAAACGCGTCGCGCATTTTCCATTGCACGTGGTCCGCGCCCTCGCTTGGCGAAGTGAATGGCCGCCCTTTGATCTTCTTCGCCGGCGGCGACGGCATCGTGTACGCCTTCGAGCCAATTACGGATCACGTTCTACGCATTACGAAGGACCCAGATCCCCGCAGCGTGGACACCGCCAACCGGAACGAGGGGGTTCAGAACCTGAAAACAGCGTGGCGCTTCGACTTCGATCCAGCCGCGCCAAAGGAAAACGTCCACCGCTACAACAGCAATCGGCAAGAAGGTCCGAGCAACATTTACGGCATGCCCGTGTTCTATCAGGGCCGCATCTACGTCGCGGGTGGCGGTGATCTTTTCTGGGGCAAAAATGGCGCATGGCTCAAGTGCATCGACGCCACGAAAACCGGCGACATCACGCGCACGGGAGAAATCTGGTCGTATCCGCTCGTCAAACACACGGTGTCCACGCCGGCCGTGCACGACGGCCTTGTTTTCATTGCGGACGTGGGCCGCACCGTGCACTGCATCGATGCCGGCACGGGCAAGCCGTATTGGACGCACGAATTGAAGGGTGACGTCTGGGCTTCCCCGCTCGTGGCGGATGGCAAAGTGTATCTGGGCACGCGCCGGGGCGATTTCTGGGTGTTCGCGGCGAGTCGGGAAAAGAAAATTCTGAGCCGAGTCGAGTTGGGCAGCCCCATCAGCGCCACTGCGACAGCCGCGCACGGCGTGCTCTACGTCGCAACGATGAAACACCTCTACGCCGTGGCGAATGTAGGGCAGGCTTCCAGCCTGCCAGTTCGCGAGACGTCCCCGCCTCGTGACTGA
- a CDS encoding Gfo/Idh/MocA family oxidoreductase: MNIHALTRRQFLKSTAVAAGALTFPLISSRNVLGANGRLNIAGIGVGGKGAGDVAVVDHENIVALCDVDEVNAAGSFKKYPHAKRYKDFRLMLDKEGQGIDAVTVSTPDHMHAPAALTAMKMGKHVYCQKPLTHTVHEARQMTEVARQHKVATQMGNQGHSNPDTRRLVELIQGGVLGKVREVHVWTDRPGNWWPQGIDRPNPKEAPKVPETLDWDLWLGVAPSRPYNPAYVPFKWRGFWDFGTGALGDMACHNMDLAFFALQLRDPISVEGQSSDVNSETAPVWSIITYEFAARGPQTRVKLIWYDGGKKPEPELAKTKELPGNGVIMIGEKDTLFVPSYWGPGAFLSGAKAADFKNIPERFPRQTDWERSHHQEWLNACKGGPKALSNFDYSGPMTEAVLLGNVALRAGVKIEWDAKKFKVTNVPEANHYLRMEYRKGWEV, translated from the coding sequence ATGAACATTCACGCTCTCACTCGCCGTCAATTCCTGAAATCCACTGCCGTCGCCGCCGGTGCGCTGACTTTCCCGCTTATCTCCAGCCGAAATGTGCTTGGCGCGAACGGACGTTTGAACATTGCCGGAATCGGGGTCGGCGGCAAAGGCGCCGGCGACGTCGCCGTGGTCGATCACGAGAACATCGTGGCGCTTTGCGATGTCGATGAAGTCAACGCGGCCGGCTCGTTCAAGAAGTATCCGCACGCCAAACGCTACAAAGATTTTCGCCTCATGCTCGACAAGGAGGGCCAAGGGATCGACGCCGTCACGGTTTCGACGCCGGACCACATGCACGCGCCTGCCGCGCTGACAGCGATGAAGATGGGCAAACACGTGTATTGCCAGAAACCGCTCACGCACACCGTCCATGAAGCCCGGCAAATGACCGAGGTCGCACGCCAGCACAAAGTCGCCACGCAAATGGGCAATCAGGGCCACTCAAATCCGGACACGCGACGCCTCGTGGAGTTGATTCAAGGCGGCGTGCTCGGCAAAGTGCGCGAGGTCCATGTCTGGACCGATCGGCCAGGGAATTGGTGGCCGCAAGGCATCGACCGCCCCAATCCGAAGGAGGCCCCCAAAGTTCCCGAGACATTGGATTGGGACTTGTGGTTGGGGGTTGCGCCGTCGCGACCGTACAACCCAGCTTACGTTCCCTTCAAATGGCGCGGCTTTTGGGATTTTGGCACGGGTGCGCTCGGCGACATGGCTTGCCACAACATGGACCTGGCGTTCTTCGCGTTGCAGTTGCGCGATCCCATCAGCGTGGAAGGGCAATCCTCTGACGTGAACAGCGAAACCGCGCCGGTTTGGTCAATCATCACTTACGAATTCGCGGCACGTGGACCGCAGACCCGGGTGAAGCTGATCTGGTACGACGGAGGCAAGAAACCGGAGCCCGAACTGGCGAAGACCAAAGAACTCCCCGGCAACGGCGTGATCATGATCGGGGAGAAGGACACGCTGTTCGTTCCGAGTTATTGGGGGCCGGGCGCGTTTTTGTCGGGGGCAAAAGCCGCGGATTTCAAGAACATCCCCGAGAGATTCCCGCGCCAGACGGACTGGGAGAGAAGCCACCACCAGGAGTGGCTCAATGCCTGTAAGGGCGGCCCCAAGGCCCTTTCCAATTTCGATTACTCTGGGCCGATGACGGAAGCCGTGCTGCTTGGCAATGTTGCCTTGCGCGCCGGTGTGAAGATCGAATGGGACGCGAAGAAATTCAAAGTCACAAACGTGCCGGAGGCGAATCATTATCTCCGCATGGAATATAGGAAAGGATGGGAGGTATGA
- the nifS gene encoding cysteine desulfurase NifS: MGQKTIYYFDNNATTRVPPEVLEAMLPYLTDEWGNPSSAYGFGNRLAKHIEHARQKVAALINAEPREIVFTSCGTESNNTAIQSCLLTHPGKRHVITTAVEHSANIKFGQFLQKQGYEVTFLPVEPDGSLDLHLLETSIRPDTAVVSVMWANNETGVLFPIEEIAAICLSKGVLFHTDAVQVPGKLKIDVKSLGVDLLSLSGHKLHAPKGIGLLYVKRRTKFQPYVIGGHQERGKRGGTENVASIVGFGRAADLVMARIDEENSRVRRMRDRLENSILAGIPHTIRTGARDPRLPNTSNIAFDGVEAEAILVLLDHVGVCASSGSACTTGALDPSHVLTAMGLSPSRARGCVRFSLGFYNSDADVDYLLEHLPPIIQRLRAMAPTATADRPRHKHPSTPKHDEAARVAAD; encoded by the coding sequence ATGGGCCAGAAAACGATTTACTATTTCGACAATAACGCGACGACGCGGGTTCCTCCCGAAGTTCTCGAAGCCATGCTCCCTTATTTGACCGATGAGTGGGGCAACCCATCGAGCGCCTATGGCTTTGGCAACCGCCTGGCGAAGCATATCGAACATGCGCGGCAAAAAGTCGCCGCGTTGATCAACGCCGAGCCCCGCGAGATCGTCTTCACCAGTTGCGGAACGGAGAGCAACAACACCGCCATTCAGAGCTGCCTTCTGACTCACCCCGGCAAGCGCCATGTGATCACGACCGCCGTCGAACATTCGGCAAATATCAAATTCGGCCAGTTCCTCCAAAAGCAGGGCTACGAGGTCACTTTCCTCCCGGTCGAACCGGATGGGTCGCTCGACTTGCACCTGCTCGAAACGTCGATCCGGCCCGATACCGCCGTCGTCTCTGTCATGTGGGCCAACAATGAAACGGGCGTCCTTTTCCCCATCGAAGAAATCGCGGCGATCTGCCTAAGCAAAGGCGTGCTCTTTCATACGGATGCCGTTCAAGTCCCCGGCAAGTTGAAGATCGACGTCAAGTCGCTCGGAGTCGATCTGCTGTCTTTGTCCGGGCACAAGCTGCATGCGCCGAAAGGCATCGGGCTTCTTTACGTGAAACGGCGAACCAAGTTTCAGCCTTACGTCATTGGCGGGCATCAAGAGCGCGGGAAGCGCGGAGGCACCGAGAACGTGGCCAGCATCGTGGGTTTCGGCCGCGCCGCGGACCTGGTCATGGCGCGGATTGACGAGGAGAATTCGCGCGTGCGCCGAATGCGGGACCGGCTCGAAAACTCGATCCTTGCCGGCATCCCCCACACCATTCGAACCGGCGCCAGGGATCCCCGGCTTCCCAACACGTCGAACATCGCGTTCGATGGCGTCGAGGCGGAAGCGATCCTGGTGTTGCTGGATCACGTTGGGGTCTGCGCTTCCAGCGGCTCGGCCTGCACGACGGGCGCGCTCGATCCTTCGCACGTGCTGACGGCGATGGGGTTGAGTCCGTCACGAGCGCGCGGCTGCGTTCGGTTCAGCCTGGGATTTTACAATTCCGACGCGGATGTCGATTATTTGCTGGAGCATCTGCCTCCGATCATTCAAAGGCTCCGCGCCATGGCGCCGACAGCCACGGCTGACCGGCCACGACACAAGCATCCTTCGACGCCCAAGCACGACGAGGCTGCGCGAGTGGCAGCCGATTAA
- a CDS encoding phosphoadenylyl-sulfate reductase, with protein MTCNEITVLDRLFQTAHTEDVLAWAWEKFGTRAAIGTSFQGAGLVMMHLAKEHSLKFPVFTLDTGLLFPETLELKRRLEDFFGYPIESCVPDLTAEQQTQAHGSALWERDPDLCCTLRKVLPLQGKLSGLDCWITGLRRQQSESRANLGILEAYVFDKSEGRDIFKLNPMANWTRDAVWEYIRKHGIPYNPLHDQGYRSIGCWPCTRKTANGENERAGRWTGFDKVECGIHTFMAKKPDFQI; from the coding sequence ATGACTTGCAACGAGATTACCGTTCTCGATCGCTTGTTCCAGACCGCGCACACGGAAGATGTGCTCGCCTGGGCTTGGGAGAAATTCGGCACACGTGCGGCCATCGGAACGAGCTTCCAAGGCGCGGGGCTGGTCATGATGCACTTGGCGAAGGAACACAGCCTGAAGTTCCCGGTCTTCACTCTGGACACCGGCTTGCTCTTTCCGGAGACGCTGGAATTGAAGAGACGTTTGGAAGATTTCTTTGGCTATCCGATCGAGTCCTGCGTTCCCGATTTGACGGCCGAACAACAGACCCAAGCTCATGGATCGGCGCTTTGGGAACGTGATCCGGACCTTTGCTGCACGCTGCGGAAAGTATTGCCTCTCCAGGGCAAGCTGAGTGGACTGGATTGCTGGATTACCGGATTGCGCCGCCAGCAGTCGGAGAGCCGCGCGAACCTGGGGATCCTGGAAGCTTACGTGTTCGACAAGAGCGAAGGCCGAGATATCTTCAAACTGAACCCGATGGCTAACTGGACTCGCGATGCCGTGTGGGAATACATTCGGAAGCACGGCATTCCGTACAATCCCTTGCACGATCAAGGCTATCGCTCTATCGGTTGCTGGCCTTGCACCCGCAAGACGGCGAATGGCGAAAATGAGCGAGCCGGGCGGTGGACCGGATTTGACAAAGTGGAGTGCGGCATCCACACATTCATGGCCAAAAAACCTGATTTCCAGAT